The proteins below come from a single Arthrobacter sp. B1I2 genomic window:
- a CDS encoding thiamine pyrophosphate-binding protein gives MTELGTPVPAQRSGTRNGGDLVVETLEALGAKTVFGIPGQHALGLFDAMGRGNLHFVSSRVENNSAFAADGYSRATGEVGVLFLSTGPGALTSLAGLQEAYATGVPMVVVASQIPLEGLGARRKGMLHQLDDQKASAANVTKSQRLIQHASGIPSAIQDAWTEAISSPQGPVWLEIPQNVLLDPIMVPPVEDALAEAADNPPRVELVREAVKWLETAKRPAIIAGGGTRRGKAEKSLLSIAEKLRAPVICTPGGNGAFPWNHELSLQAWIEDRYMTDVLEDADVLVVIGSSLGEVTSNYFTFEPRGRIIQIDAEPRVLESNRPGLGIRADAGQALAALDEALEPGGTAAPDWHGTTPEQLVAESLGKVRARLESQDLAKELKFMADIREAVPADMQTFWDMTIAAYWGWSCWDARQGQFHSAQGAGGLGYAFPSAIGAAVGLETKGRPGRVLAVSGDGSSMYSIAELATAKQHNVPVTWLIVDDGGYGILREYMVGAFGKATATELARPDFVKLAESFGVPATRVAPEGVGDALKAGFAADGPNVVVVETLLKMFGPTHLGD, from the coding sequence GTGACCGAACTGGGCACACCTGTCCCCGCGCAGCGAAGTGGTACCCGCAACGGCGGGGACCTCGTCGTGGAGACCCTCGAAGCGCTGGGCGCGAAGACGGTGTTCGGTATTCCGGGGCAGCATGCCCTGGGACTCTTCGACGCCATGGGCCGGGGCAACCTGCACTTCGTTTCCTCCCGGGTCGAGAACAACAGCGCCTTTGCCGCGGACGGGTACTCCCGTGCCACCGGGGAAGTGGGGGTGCTGTTCCTGTCCACCGGCCCTGGCGCGCTGACGTCGCTGGCCGGCCTGCAGGAGGCCTACGCCACGGGGGTGCCCATGGTGGTGGTGGCCAGCCAGATTCCACTGGAGGGCCTGGGCGCGCGGCGCAAGGGCATGCTGCACCAGCTCGATGACCAGAAGGCGTCCGCCGCAAACGTCACCAAGAGCCAGCGGCTGATCCAGCATGCCTCGGGCATCCCGTCCGCCATCCAGGACGCGTGGACCGAGGCCATCTCGTCCCCGCAGGGCCCGGTCTGGCTGGAAATTCCGCAAAACGTGCTGCTGGATCCCATCATGGTGCCTCCGGTGGAGGACGCCCTGGCGGAGGCCGCGGACAACCCGCCGCGGGTTGAACTGGTGCGGGAGGCCGTGAAGTGGCTGGAGACGGCCAAGCGCCCGGCCATCATCGCCGGCGGTGGTACCCGCCGCGGCAAGGCGGAGAAGTCGCTGCTCTCCATTGCCGAGAAACTGCGGGCGCCGGTGATCTGCACCCCTGGCGGCAACGGCGCGTTCCCGTGGAACCATGAGCTGTCCCTGCAGGCGTGGATCGAGGACCGCTACATGACCGACGTCCTGGAGGACGCCGATGTCCTGGTGGTGATCGGCTCCTCGCTGGGTGAGGTGACCTCCAATTACTTCACCTTCGAGCCCCGCGGGCGGATCATCCAGATCGACGCCGAGCCCCGGGTCCTGGAGTCCAACCGGCCCGGCCTGGGCATCCGCGCCGATGCCGGACAGGCCCTGGCGGCACTGGACGAAGCGCTAGAGCCCGGCGGGACGGCGGCCCCGGACTGGCACGGCACCACCCCGGAACAGCTGGTCGCGGAGTCCCTTGGCAAAGTCCGCGCCCGGCTGGAGTCCCAGGACCTGGCCAAGGAACTGAAGTTCATGGCGGACATCCGCGAGGCCGTACCGGCGGACATGCAGACCTTTTGGGACATGACGATCGCCGCCTACTGGGGCTGGTCCTGCTGGGATGCGCGGCAGGGGCAATTCCACTCCGCCCAGGGTGCAGGCGGCCTGGGCTACGCGTTCCCCAGTGCTATCGGAGCGGCCGTGGGACTGGAAACAAAGGGGAGGCCAGGCAGGGTACTCGCCGTCTCCGGTGATGGCTCCTCGATGTATTCCATCGCCGAACTGGCTACGGCGAAACAGCACAACGTGCCGGTCACCTGGCTGATAGTGGACGACGGCGGCTACGGCATCCTGCGCGAATACATGGTGGGTGCGTTCGGCAAAGCAACTGCCACCGAGCTCGCCCGCCCGGACTTCGTCAAGCTTGCCGAGTCCTTCGGCGTGCCCGCCACCCGGGTTGCCCCGGAGGGTGTGGGGGACGCGCTGAAGGCGGGCTTCGCTGCCGACGGGCCGAACGTCGTCGTGGTTGAAACCCTCCTGAAGATGTTCGGCCCCACCCATTTGGGCGACTGA
- the speB gene encoding agmatinase, whose protein sequence is MEELRIEANGNLGPIDSSRIPRYAGAATYARLPRLDQVDKADVTVVGVPFDSGVSYRPGARFGANHVREASRLLRPYNPAWDVSPFENIQVADAGDMAVNPFNINEAIETIQQNALDLTAAGSKLLTLGGDHTIALPLLRAAAERAGGPVAMLHFDAHLDTWDTYFGAEYTHGTPFRRAVEEGILDTEAISHIGTRGPLYGKKDLDDDHRFGFGIVTSADVYYQGVLETVAKVRDRIGNRPLYISVDIDVLDPAHAPGTGTPEAGGITSRELLEIIRGFRGMNLVGADVVEVSPAYDHAEITGVAASHVAYELVTLMADNALPGSRFGTETGYQAQALGQEVRRPAGFAAAAKE, encoded by the coding sequence TTGGAAGAGCTGCGCATTGAAGCCAACGGCAACCTTGGCCCCATCGATTCATCCCGGATTCCCCGCTATGCCGGAGCTGCCACGTATGCCCGCCTTCCCCGGCTGGACCAGGTGGATAAGGCTGACGTGACGGTGGTGGGCGTGCCCTTCGATTCAGGTGTCTCCTACCGTCCGGGAGCCCGGTTCGGGGCCAACCACGTCCGCGAGGCCAGCCGGCTGCTGCGCCCCTACAACCCGGCCTGGGACGTCAGCCCGTTCGAGAACATCCAGGTGGCCGACGCCGGGGACATGGCCGTCAACCCGTTCAACATCAACGAAGCCATCGAGACCATCCAGCAGAACGCGCTGGACCTCACGGCCGCCGGGAGCAAGCTGCTGACCCTGGGCGGGGACCACACCATCGCCCTTCCGCTGCTTCGTGCCGCCGCTGAACGCGCCGGCGGACCCGTCGCCATGCTCCACTTCGATGCCCACCTGGACACTTGGGACACGTACTTCGGCGCCGAATACACTCATGGCACGCCCTTCCGCCGCGCCGTTGAGGAAGGCATCCTGGACACCGAGGCCATCAGCCACATCGGCACCCGCGGCCCGCTCTATGGCAAAAAGGATCTCGACGACGACCACCGCTTTGGGTTCGGCATCGTCACCTCCGCGGACGTCTACTACCAGGGCGTGCTGGAAACCGTCGCCAAGGTCCGCGACCGGATCGGCAACCGCCCGCTCTACATCTCGGTGGACATCGACGTCCTGGATCCGGCCCACGCACCGGGCACCGGAACCCCGGAAGCCGGCGGCATCACCAGCCGCGAGCTCCTCGAGATCATCCGCGGCTTCCGCGGCATGAACCTGGTGGGAGCCGACGTCGTCGAGGTCTCACCTGCCTATGACCACGCCGAAATCACCGGTGTCGCTGCGAGCCACGTCGCCTACGAACTGGTGACCCTCATGGCAGATAACGCCCTGCCCGGAAGCCGCTTCGGAACGGAGACCGGATACCAGGCCCAGGCCTTGGGCCAGGAAGTCCGCCGCCCCGCCGGTTTCGCCGCCGCCGCCAAGGAGTAG
- a CDS encoding MDR family MFS transporter: MANVTAAADQEQERQRQRSAKQESRQFKRHEPGAPMNHRQIMEALTGLLAAFFTAILSSTIVANALPTIMSELKGTQTDFAWVITAALLANAATTPIWGKLADLFDKKVLVQLSIVIFVAGSVMAGFSENIPFLLTARVIQGIAMGGLTALAQAIIGSIIPPRDRGKYSGYMGGVMAVGTAGGPLLGGFIVDSPLGWRWTFFVCVPLAVVALILLQVTLKVPHVKRPAKIDWLGAILLTSGVSLLLVWVSFAGKADYYDWWSWQTAVMVGGGVLLLALLVLVESKVSQPIIPLKIISDRTTALAIVASVAVGVAMFGSSTFLGQYYQVARGATPTEAGLLTLPMIAGNLIGSVLSGQLISRYGKWKRFLVGGTILLIGGLALAGTMDHTTELWLTGLYTGIFGIGLGMLMQNLVLAVQNTVQAKDIGSASASVAFFRSVGGAIGVSVLGAVMANHVKDLATDGLSKLGIQASRNSGATLDLKDLPAPIADVMRAAYGDATAGIFMISAIVSAVALIAVLFIKEVPLRKTVDITPEATLQANAAGEAGMTAMTGQLPMVTGAGGNGTAPAGTGIAARSAAHAGPAAAPAKMYDGGAAAALASSGRVATEDFEEAFARSFSSEGLDLRSIDNAEKAADAVASAAATLQKLQDTQHLLARQQAELGGLVLDIQEQLRSQQEVAARQAATAAELSRLQRKLLKERKIQAAAALYLAGHGKHSAAAPPAAPSTGAGSEPAPGR; this comes from the coding sequence ATGGCTAACGTCACCGCCGCCGCGGACCAGGAACAGGAGCGCCAGCGCCAACGCAGCGCCAAACAGGAGTCGCGGCAATTTAAACGCCACGAACCCGGCGCACCCATGAACCACCGGCAGATCATGGAGGCCCTGACCGGTCTTCTCGCAGCCTTCTTCACCGCAATCCTCAGCAGCACCATCGTGGCCAACGCGCTGCCCACCATCATGTCCGAGCTCAAGGGCACCCAGACGGACTTCGCGTGGGTCATCACGGCCGCGCTGCTGGCCAACGCAGCCACCACCCCCATCTGGGGCAAGCTTGCCGACCTTTTCGACAAGAAGGTCCTGGTCCAGCTGAGCATCGTGATCTTCGTTGCCGGCTCGGTCATGGCAGGCTTCTCGGAGAACATTCCGTTCCTGCTCACCGCCCGCGTGATCCAGGGCATCGCCATGGGTGGCCTCACCGCCCTGGCCCAGGCGATCATCGGATCCATCATCCCGCCGCGGGACCGCGGCAAGTACTCCGGCTACATGGGCGGTGTGATGGCTGTCGGTACCGCCGGCGGCCCGCTGCTTGGCGGCTTCATCGTGGACAGCCCGCTCGGCTGGCGCTGGACCTTCTTTGTCTGCGTGCCGCTCGCCGTCGTCGCCCTGATCCTGCTCCAGGTCACGCTCAAGGTTCCGCACGTCAAGCGCCCCGCCAAGATCGACTGGCTTGGTGCCATCCTGCTCACCTCCGGCGTTAGCCTGCTCCTGGTCTGGGTTTCCTTTGCCGGCAAGGCCGACTACTACGACTGGTGGTCCTGGCAGACGGCGGTGATGGTGGGCGGCGGCGTCCTCCTGCTGGCACTGCTGGTGCTGGTGGAGTCCAAGGTGTCCCAGCCGATCATCCCGCTGAAGATCATCTCCGACCGCACCACCGCTCTGGCCATCGTGGCTTCCGTGGCCGTTGGCGTTGCCATGTTCGGTTCGTCCACGTTCCTGGGCCAGTACTACCAGGTGGCCCGGGGCGCCACGCCCACCGAGGCCGGCCTGCTGACCCTGCCCATGATCGCCGGCAACCTCATCGGTTCGGTCCTGTCCGGCCAGCTGATCAGCCGGTACGGCAAGTGGAAGCGCTTCCTGGTCGGCGGCACCATTCTCCTGATCGGCGGCCTGGCACTCGCAGGAACCATGGACCACACCACCGAACTGTGGCTGACCGGCCTGTACACGGGCATCTTCGGCATCGGCCTGGGCATGCTGATGCAGAACCTGGTCCTTGCCGTGCAGAACACCGTCCAGGCCAAGGACATCGGCTCCGCCAGTGCCTCCGTTGCTTTCTTCCGCTCCGTTGGCGGCGCCATCGGCGTCTCCGTCCTGGGCGCCGTCATGGCCAACCATGTCAAGGACCTGGCCACCGACGGGCTTTCGAAGCTTGGCATCCAGGCCTCCCGGAACAGCGGCGCCACGCTGGACCTCAAGGACCTGCCGGCGCCGATCGCCGACGTCATGCGTGCCGCCTACGGTGACGCCACAGCAGGCATCTTCATGATCTCCGCCATCGTCAGCGCGGTGGCCCTCATCGCCGTGCTCTTCATCAAGGAAGTGCCGCTGCGCAAGACCGTGGACATCACCCCCGAGGCCACGCTGCAGGCCAACGCGGCCGGTGAAGCGGGCATGACCGCCATGACCGGCCAACTGCCCATGGTCACCGGCGCCGGCGGGAACGGCACCGCCCCCGCCGGGACTGGAATCGCCGCCAGGAGTGCTGCACATGCAGGGCCGGCCGCGGCGCCCGCAAAGATGTACGACGGCGGGGCTGCCGCTGCCTTGGCTTCGTCCGGCCGGGTGGCCACGGAGGACTTCGAGGAAGCCTTCGCCAGGAGCTTTAGTTCCGAAGGACTGGACCTGCGGTCCATTGACAACGCGGAGAAGGCCGCCGACGCGGTAGCCAGCGCCGCTGCCACCCTGCAGAAACTGCAGGACACCCAGCACCTGCTGGCCCGCCAGCAGGCGGAACTGGGCGGTCTGGTCCTGGACATCCAGGAACAGCTGCGCTCCCAGCAGGAGGTTGCCGCCAGGCAGGCGGCCACCGCGGCAGAGCTCAGCAGGCTCCAGCGCAAGCTCCTGAAGGAACGCAAGATCCAGGCAGCGGCCGCCTTGTACCTGGCCGGGCACGGCAAGCACAGCGCCGCCGCACCGCCTGCCGCACCGTCCACCGGCGCCGGTTCGGAGCCAGCCCCGGGCCGGTAG
- a CDS encoding helix-turn-helix domain-containing protein, with translation MKALPVEPSNVPVAIGSRIRAARQSQRLTIEQVADATGLTKGFLSRVERDLTSPSVASLVTLCQVLSISIGDLFAAPETHLTKRNDGPRISLGGQGIVERLLTARSERRVQIIQAVIEPHGRGESELYAVDCDVDVLHVIKGSIKLILTNEEYDLGTGDTVTFPGREPHTWVNPTDEPVEVLWVLVPAASR, from the coding sequence ATGAAGGCACTGCCAGTTGAGCCCAGCAACGTCCCGGTTGCGATCGGTTCCAGGATCCGGGCCGCCCGGCAGTCCCAGCGGCTCACCATCGAGCAGGTGGCCGACGCCACCGGCCTGACCAAGGGGTTCCTCAGCCGGGTGGAGCGGGACCTGACCTCGCCGTCGGTCGCTTCCCTGGTGACGCTCTGCCAGGTGCTGTCCATTTCCATTGGCGACCTTTTCGCGGCGCCGGAGACCCACCTGACCAAGCGGAACGACGGCCCGCGGATCTCGCTTGGCGGCCAGGGCATCGTGGAACGGCTCCTGACGGCACGCTCGGAACGGCGGGTCCAGATCATCCAGGCCGTGATCGAGCCGCACGGCCGCGGCGAGTCCGAGCTCTACGCGGTGGACTGCGATGTGGATGTGCTGCACGTGATCAAGGGGTCCATCAAGCTGATCCTCACCAACGAGGAATACGACCTCGGCACCGGCGACACCGTCACATTCCCCGGCCGCGAACCCCATACCTGGGTGAACCCCACGGACGAGCCGGTTGAGGTGCTCTGGGTCCTGGTGCCCGCCGCCAGCCGGTAA
- a CDS encoding MarR family winged helix-turn-helix transcriptional regulator, with protein sequence MSVAPATAADLVSNIYDLQRALRCVTMVNIKGQDTGIALQGVLRFIGEGETRAAHLAERLGVSPPVLSRHVAELADAGLVVRTPDPHDGRAQLLALSPRGQEKLAQVVRHRTETLQAYLADWNEDDAAATAAMLSKLTTSLKNSIRARAAGITTEHETQEPTNG encoded by the coding sequence ATGTCTGTCGCACCGGCCACCGCTGCCGACCTCGTCAGCAATATCTATGACCTGCAGCGCGCCCTGCGCTGCGTCACCATGGTCAATATCAAGGGCCAGGACACCGGCATCGCGCTCCAGGGCGTGCTCAGGTTCATCGGCGAAGGGGAAACCCGGGCCGCGCACCTGGCCGAGCGCCTGGGGGTCAGCCCTCCGGTGCTCAGCCGGCACGTGGCTGAGCTGGCGGACGCGGGCCTGGTGGTCCGCACCCCGGACCCGCACGACGGCAGGGCGCAGCTGCTGGCACTGTCCCCGCGGGGGCAGGAAAAGCTCGCACAGGTGGTGCGGCACCGGACGGAGACCCTGCAGGCCTACCTTGCCGACTGGAACGAGGACGACGCCGCTGCAACAGCCGCGATGTTGAGCAAGCTCACCACATCCCTGAAGAATTCCATCCGGGCAAGGGCGGCCGGAATCACCACCGAACACGAAACGCAGGAGCCCACCAATGGCTAA